Proteins co-encoded in one Pseudomonas beijingensis genomic window:
- the mdoH gene encoding glucans biosynthesis glucosyltransferase MdoH, with protein MSNTSVQPESLSEYLAHLPMTDEQRAELAGCSSFSELHKRLASSTFDAPNEAAQASVGRRLTLSTAEELEDAEMLALDANGRVCLKATPPIRRTKVVPEPWRTNILVRGWRRLTGRTNPPKPPKDERVLPHARWRTVGSIRRYILLILMLGQTIVAGWYMKGIMPYQGWSLVDLDEVLHQPLLQTATQVLPYALQTSILILFGILFCWVSAGFWTALMGFLELLTGHDKYRISGASAGNEPIPKDARTALVMPICNEDVPRVFAGLRATFESVAATGDLDRFDFFVLSDSNETDICVAEQQAWLDVCREAGGFGKIFYRRRRRRVKRKSGNLDDFCRRWGSDYKYMVVLDADSVMSGECLTSLVRLMEATPDAGIIQTAPRASGMDTLYARMQQFATRVYGPLFTAGLHFWQLGESHYWGHNAIIRMKPFIDHCALAPLPGKGAFSGAILSHDFVEAALMRRAGWGVWIAYDLPGSYEELPPNLLDELKRDRRWCHGNLMNFRLFLVKGMHPVHRAVFLTGVMSYLSAPLWFFFLVLSTALLAVNTLMEPQYFLEPRQLYPLWPQWHPEKAIALFSTTIVLLFLPKLLSIVLIWAKGAKEFGGKFKVTMSMLLEMLFSMLLAPVRMIFHTRFVLAAFLGWAATWNSPKRDDDSTPWSEAVKRHGPQTLLGFFWALLVIWLNPSFLWWLVPIVGSLMLSIPVSVISSRVGLGLKSRDESLFLIPEEYAPPQELLSTDQYTHENRWHALNDGFIRAVVDPQQNALAYALATSRHGQAEPIEWLRVERVRHALKVGPAGLSNAERLALLSDPVALSRLHEQVWSEAHPEWLAAWRESVKADPHAPLLPLQPVSVQPQVA; from the coding sequence GTGTGCTTGAAGGCGACTCCGCCGATTCGCCGGACCAAGGTCGTGCCGGAACCGTGGCGCACCAATATCCTGGTGCGCGGTTGGCGGCGCCTGACCGGGCGTACCAACCCGCCGAAGCCGCCCAAGGATGAGCGCGTGCTGCCCCATGCACGCTGGCGTACCGTGGGTTCGATCCGCCGCTACATCCTGCTGATCCTGATGCTCGGCCAGACCATCGTGGCTGGTTGGTACATGAAAGGCATCATGCCGTACCAGGGCTGGTCGCTGGTGGACCTGGACGAAGTCCTGCACCAACCGTTGCTGCAGACGGCTACGCAAGTGCTGCCGTATGCGTTGCAAACCAGCATCCTGATTCTGTTCGGGATCCTGTTCTGCTGGGTGTCGGCGGGTTTCTGGACGGCGCTGATGGGCTTTCTCGAATTGCTCACCGGCCATGACAAATACCGCATTTCCGGCGCCAGCGCCGGCAACGAGCCGATTCCCAAGGACGCCCGCACCGCGTTGGTGATGCCAATCTGTAACGAAGACGTGCCGCGGGTATTCGCCGGTTTGCGCGCGACCTTCGAGTCGGTGGCCGCCACCGGTGACCTGGATCGTTTCGACTTCTTCGTGCTCAGCGACAGTAACGAAACCGACATCTGCGTGGCCGAACAGCAAGCTTGGCTGGATGTCTGTCGTGAAGCCGGGGGCTTCGGCAAGATCTTCTACCGCCGTCGTCGCCGTCGCGTGAAGCGCAAGAGCGGTAACCTCGACGACTTCTGCCGTCGTTGGGGCAGTGATTACAAGTACATGGTCGTGCTCGACGCGGACTCGGTGATGAGCGGCGAATGCCTGACCAGCCTGGTGCGCCTGATGGAAGCCACGCCGGATGCCGGCATCATCCAGACCGCGCCACGGGCTTCGGGCATGGACACGTTGTATGCGCGCATGCAGCAGTTCGCCACGCGGGTGTATGGCCCGTTGTTCACCGCTGGTTTGCACTTCTGGCAGTTGGGCGAATCCCATTATTGGGGTCACAACGCGATCATCCGCATGAAACCGTTCATCGATCACTGCGCCTTGGCGCCGTTGCCGGGTAAAGGTGCGTTCTCGGGCGCGATCCTCTCCCACGACTTCGTCGAAGCCGCGCTGATGCGCCGTGCCGGCTGGGGCGTGTGGATTGCTTATGACCTGCCGGGCAGCTACGAAGAGCTGCCACCGAACCTGCTGGACGAACTCAAGCGTGACCGTCGCTGGTGCCACGGCAACCTGATGAACTTCCGCCTGTTCCTGGTCAAGGGCATGCACCCGGTGCACCGTGCGGTGTTTCTGACCGGCGTGATGTCCTACTTATCGGCGCCGCTGTGGTTCTTCTTCCTGGTGCTGTCCACCGCGCTGCTGGCGGTGAACACGCTGATGGAGCCGCAGTACTTCCTCGAGCCACGCCAGCTGTATCCGCTGTGGCCGCAATGGCATCCAGAAAAAGCCATCGCGCTGTTCTCGACGACCATCGTGCTGCTGTTCCTGCCCAAGCTCTTGAGCATCGTCCTGATCTGGGCCAAAGGCGCGAAGGAATTCGGTGGCAAGTTCAAGGTGACCATGTCGATGCTGCTGGAGATGCTGTTCTCCATGCTGCTGGCGCCGGTGCGGATGATCTTCCACACTCGTTTCGTCCTTGCCGCTTTCCTGGGCTGGGCCGCGACCTGGAACTCGCCGAAACGTGACGACGACTCCACGCCATGGAGCGAAGCGGTCAAGCGCCACGGCCCACAAACCTTACTGGGCTTCTTCTGGGCTTTGCTGGTGATCTGGCTGAACCCAAGCTTCCTCTGGTGGCTGGTGCCGATCGTTGGTTCGCTGATGCTGTCGATCCCGGTGTCGGTTATCTCCAGCCGCGTGGGCCTGGGCTTGAAGTCCCGTGACGAAAGCCTGTTCCTGATTCCCGAGGAATACGCACCGCCGCAGGAACTGTTGTCGACGGACCAGTACACCCATGAGAACCGTTGGCATGCACTGAACGACGGTTTCATCCGGGCAGTGGTCGATCCACAACAGAACGCCTTGGCGTATGCGCTGGCCACCTCGCGTCACGGCCAGGCCGAGCCGATTGAATGGCTGCGGGTCGAGCGTGTTCGGCACGCCCTGAAGGTCGGCCCTGCCGGTCTCAGCAATGCCGAGCGCCTGGCCCTGCTGAGCGACCCGGTGGCCTTGTCTCGCCTGCACGAGCAGGTCTGGAGCGAGGCACATCCAGAGTGGCTGGCGGCGTGGCGTGAGTCGGTCAAGGCCGACCCTCATGCACCGTTGCTGCCGCTACAGCCGGTGAGCGTTCAGCCTCAAGTTGCATGA
- a CDS encoding RHS repeat-associated core domain-containing protein, giving the protein MSNTSDRLLIQYRYDALDLLVSYVPTNQPRCDRFYLLDRLATEIQGSIQYQVFQTMDVLLAENYRGNNPRTSRLLTDKHRSVLQSSDGTSIYTPYGHRTAQGGLSSLLAFNGERNDTITGYYLLGNGHRAFNPVLMRFNSPDSLSPFGDGGLNCYAYCQGDPINRTVPTGRIPHGLLWFANGLMEFGGSYVLPFLAPKALARRLPFVAGAKFGRTTKVVAASSAFAGTVSYIVLNRMEAHHPESPVNDPLLIALVALAAIGMVSGFGALLHKRAQLPRILLHKRAQLPRALNPLNPRRPGHYLIAKRPSHSSIPTAPRESLVSSPVSSTTPRNSGFNERRRIFDQGEFRFTLKALDIRRNSR; this is encoded by the coding sequence ATGTCGAACACTTCTGACAGACTATTAATTCAATATCGATACGATGCTCTCGATCTTCTGGTCAGCTACGTGCCTACCAACCAACCCCGGTGTGACCGGTTCTATCTATTAGATCGGCTCGCTACAGAAATCCAAGGATCCATTCAGTATCAGGTTTTTCAGACCATGGATGTCTTGCTGGCGGAAAACTACAGAGGGAACAACCCGCGTACGTCACGCCTGCTGACCGACAAGCATCGCTCGGTGCTGCAGAGCAGCGACGGCACCTCAATCTATACGCCTTACGGTCATCGCACCGCTCAAGGGGGCCTGAGCAGTCTTCTGGCTTTCAACGGCGAAAGGAACGATACAATCACGGGTTACTACTTGCTGGGAAATGGGCACCGTGCGTTCAATCCTGTTCTGATGCGTTTTAACAGCCCTGACAGCTTGAGCCCCTTTGGGGACGGAGGACTGAACTGTTATGCATATTGCCAGGGAGACCCCATTAATCGTACGGTTCCCACGGGACGGATTCCGCACGGGTTGCTGTGGTTTGCAAATGGGCTGATGGAGTTCGGCGGGAGCTATGTACTTCCGTTTCTTGCTCCTAAAGCGCTGGCACGACGGCTTCCATTTGTCGCTGGCGCCAAATTCGGGCGCACCACCAAAGTAGTGGCGGCCAGCAGCGCCTTCGCAGGGACCGTCAGCTATATAGTGCTGAACCGAATGGAGGCGCATCATCCTGAATCACCCGTCAATGACCCGCTCCTGATCGCCCTGGTGGCGCTGGCGGCGATTGGCATGGTGAGTGGTTTTGGTGCTTTGCTGCATAAACGAGCTCAACTGCCCCGAATTTTGCTGCATAAACGAGCTCAACTGCCCCGAGCTCTGAATCCATTGAACCCACGCCGCCCTGGTCACTATCTTATTGCCAAACGCCCTAGCCATTCATCAATACCTACCGCCCCCCGAGAATCTCTAGTCTCCTCACCTGTTTCCTCGACGACTCCACGAAATTCAGGTTTTAACGAACGAAGGAGAATATTTGATCAGGGCGAGTTCAGGTTTACGCTAAAAGCTTTGGATATCCGAAGAAATTCCCGTTAG
- a CDS encoding aminotransferase class I/II-fold pyridoxal phosphate-dependent enzyme: protein MPDYQSQSLTEHEVFGLSAKYNLADGHSYISAIAHFRGVLSELPDLWGSAAETPIPQMEMAFKDVFADYFALPGLKKHQHFSICPTASNSIDIVGAWARSKQLKIGLVEPTFDNLAQLLRRREVELEAVPESMFSDLCLLERFIQNKKLDALFMVNPNNPTGFVIDAAMMKNIVVLCCRLNIILILDTSFRFCHKTAIDEYALLVEKGASFIVLEDTGKQWPTLDAKASLLSYSKNLAQEIRAIYEEVYLCCSNFVLRVIIAFIEATLKRGGLTYVHSIITKNAEIVRSQLVGTQVCVDSPHSHSGMTVMWLDIKRTGLSDLELTNYLATYDVAVLPGRYFYWNSHEVAGHDRIRIALLKPDDQFEFSLSRLRQALLELESAKDYNDSVEMISQ, encoded by the coding sequence ATGCCTGATTACCAAAGCCAGAGCCTGACTGAACATGAAGTTTTTGGATTGTCGGCAAAATATAATCTTGCCGATGGTCATAGTTACATTTCCGCGATAGCGCATTTTAGAGGTGTGTTGTCTGAGTTGCCTGACTTATGGGGTTCGGCGGCCGAGACGCCTATTCCGCAAATGGAAATGGCTTTCAAAGATGTTTTTGCAGATTATTTCGCGCTTCCTGGTTTAAAAAAACACCAGCATTTTTCGATCTGCCCTACCGCATCAAACAGCATAGACATAGTGGGAGCGTGGGCGCGATCAAAGCAGTTGAAAATAGGCCTTGTCGAACCCACATTTGACAACCTCGCCCAGTTACTTCGGCGTAGGGAAGTCGAGCTTGAAGCTGTTCCAGAAAGCATGTTTTCGGACCTGTGTTTGCTAGAAAGGTTTATTCAGAACAAAAAACTTGACGCTTTGTTCATGGTCAATCCCAATAACCCGACAGGTTTCGTCATTGATGCAGCCATGATGAAAAATATTGTGGTGCTATGCTGTCGGCTCAATATAATTTTAATCCTCGATACCTCTTTTCGGTTCTGCCATAAAACCGCTATCGACGAGTATGCACTCCTGGTTGAAAAGGGCGCGTCATTTATCGTGCTGGAGGATACCGGTAAGCAATGGCCAACGTTGGATGCCAAGGCCAGTCTGCTGTCATATAGCAAAAATTTGGCACAGGAAATCAGAGCCATCTACGAAGAAGTTTATCTTTGCTGTTCCAATTTTGTACTGAGGGTGATCATTGCATTTATTGAGGCGACTCTAAAAAGAGGGGGGCTCACTTATGTGCATTCGATTATTACCAAAAATGCAGAAATAGTCCGATCCCAGCTCGTAGGAACACAGGTTTGTGTTGATTCGCCACATTCGCATTCGGGCATGACAGTCATGTGGCTTGACATAAAACGAACTGGGCTATCGGACCTTGAATTAACTAATTATCTTGCAACTTATGATGTGGCCGTGTTGCCGGGGAGGTATTTCTATTGGAATAGTCATGAGGTTGCAGGGCACGACCGTATAAGAATTGCGCTTTTGAAACCTGATGACCAATTCGAGTTTTCGCTCTCTCGCTTGAGACAAGCCCTACTCGAGCTTGAATCGGCCAAAGATTACAATGATTCTGTAGAGATGATTTCGCAATGA
- a CDS encoding 2-hydroxyacid dehydrogenase: MRKLLVTGDFDIDKAVFPDSIELIHIRRPIDERQILEVLPDVHDYILGGPEYLSAELIEAATRLENIVVMGTGTSSFVDVQCVTDKGIKLANTPNLNVQAVAEFTLAMILLCSARVFESAESVRAGNAWIQTPRRSLLNLKVGFVGMGSIAGEVAYQLHMRGSENMCYWSRNRKESLEKSLGLQYTSLGDLVNTVDVLCIHLSGCAETFNLIDESVLARASTELMILNLSNPKIICPRALKTYLNRNTDAFCFIDGYYSEWVDNKGQHDDPYGLLSLPAKKLVVTSHLAAQEEVTVKNIFLQAVKTLHGVSGR; the protein is encoded by the coding sequence ATGAGAAAGCTCCTGGTAACTGGGGATTTTGATATTGACAAGGCGGTATTCCCAGACAGTATTGAACTCATTCACATTAGACGTCCTATTGATGAGCGGCAAATTTTAGAGGTATTACCCGATGTGCACGACTATATTTTGGGTGGGCCGGAATACCTGTCTGCGGAGCTGATTGAAGCCGCCACTCGGTTAGAGAATATAGTTGTGATGGGAACAGGTACCTCCAGTTTTGTGGACGTGCAGTGTGTTACCGATAAAGGCATAAAATTAGCCAATACGCCCAACCTAAACGTGCAGGCGGTGGCTGAGTTTACGTTGGCAATGATTCTCCTCTGTTCGGCAAGGGTTTTTGAAAGCGCTGAAAGTGTAAGGGCGGGTAACGCTTGGATACAGACGCCCAGGCGATCATTGTTGAATCTTAAAGTTGGCTTTGTTGGCATGGGATCGATTGCGGGAGAGGTGGCATATCAGCTTCATATGCGTGGATCTGAAAATATGTGCTATTGGTCCCGGAATCGAAAGGAGTCTCTGGAAAAGTCATTGGGCCTGCAATATACCTCACTCGGTGATCTGGTTAACACCGTTGATGTTTTATGTATTCATCTTAGTGGTTGTGCCGAAACCTTCAATCTTATCGATGAATCTGTATTGGCCCGCGCGTCAACGGAGCTGATGATATTGAACTTGTCCAACCCAAAAATTATCTGCCCGCGTGCGCTCAAGACCTACCTCAATCGCAATACGGATGCATTTTGTTTTATCGATGGCTATTACAGCGAATGGGTGGATAACAAAGGACAACATGATGATCCCTATGGTTTGCTCTCATTGCCCGCAAAAAAGTTAGTGGTTACCTCGCATTTGGCGGCACAGGAGGAAGTAACCGTTAAAAACATTTTCCTTCAGGCTGTGAAAACCCTTCATGGTGTCAGTGGGCGTTAA
- a CDS encoding bleomycin resistance protein, with product MVTFNKLIPELIVSDIKASSRFYCKIIGFSVEYERPNDGFMFISYHGSQLMLEQDDHEESPWRVGPLQKPYGRGMNLSIDCPDVRALAKTLIGSGYELHKPIEECWYKENNLLQGQSNFLVLDPDGYLLRFAQYLGSKSSRNELR from the coding sequence ATGGTCACCTTTAACAAGCTTATACCTGAACTGATTGTGTCCGACATCAAGGCAAGCTCAAGATTTTATTGCAAGATCATTGGGTTCAGCGTTGAGTATGAAAGACCGAACGACGGCTTCATGTTCATCTCCTATCACGGTAGCCAGTTAATGCTGGAACAAGACGATCACGAAGAGTCACCGTGGCGAGTAGGCCCGCTACAAAAACCTTATGGACGCGGAATGAACCTCTCAATTGATTGCCCCGATGTCAGAGCGTTAGCGAAAACATTGATCGGTTCGGGATACGAGCTGCATAAACCAATAGAAGAATGCTGGTACAAAGAGAACAACCTGCTTCAAGGTCAAAGCAATTTTCTCGTATTAGACCCGGATGGTTATTTACTTAGGTTCGCTCAATACTTAGGCTCCAAGTCCAGCCGCAATGAACTAAGGTAA
- a CDS encoding methyl-accepting chemotaxis protein, translating into MFRWLAQGLGNVSVNRKLGAGFGLVLFLTLMIAFTGWSGLGNVISRGDKLGFIASLNDLSKDLNLASIDYNSTRGEKGPQQVNDLLGKLEEGLKTARQLIEQPADVALIDAQLAAVAEYKSAFAQMTSATVSREDARSKLGASADNAVARVAEVEKALLQSGDVTQFNNVVALSKAIQQARYQVRGYTYSGKSEAQQPAIDAITDVLKLLARLPAQLPEEFADSLQQASDSMNVYRAAVSQFRDSQIDNGAALQRMSEQGHVLIDSSQKLTVSQTAVRDHDTAQAKTVLIAAAALALLFGVIAALLITRQIVGPLNDTLKVAERVAAGDLTHNLTSDRRDELGQLQRAMQSMTVGLRQLIGGIGEGVTQIASAAEQLSAVTEQTSAGVNSQKVETDQVATAMHEMTATVQEVARNAEEASEAAVAADQQAREGEKVVGEAIAQIERLALEVGNSTAAMGDLKRESDKIGSVLDVIKSVAQQTNLLALNAAIEAARAGEAGRGFAVVADEVRSLAQRTQKSTEEIEELIVGLQSGTQQVATIMDNSRNLTDNSVELTRRAGGSLENITRTVSAIQSMNQQIAAAAEQQSAVAEEINRSVLNVRDVSEQTASSSEETAASSAELARLGVHLQTLVGRFKV; encoded by the coding sequence ATGTTCCGGTGGCTTGCCCAGGGTCTGGGAAATGTAAGCGTTAATCGCAAACTCGGTGCAGGCTTCGGCCTGGTGCTGTTCCTCACCTTGATGATCGCATTCACCGGTTGGTCCGGCCTGGGCAATGTCATCAGCCGGGGCGATAAACTGGGGTTCATTGCCAGTCTCAACGACTTGAGCAAAGACTTGAATCTGGCCAGCATCGACTACAACAGCACGCGGGGCGAGAAAGGGCCGCAACAGGTCAACGACCTGCTGGGCAAGCTCGAAGAGGGCCTGAAGACTGCTCGCCAGTTGATCGAACAACCGGCCGATGTGGCGTTGATCGATGCACAGCTGGCCGCCGTTGCCGAATACAAGAGTGCCTTCGCCCAGATGACCAGCGCCACCGTCAGCCGCGAAGACGCCCGCAGCAAGCTCGGCGCCAGCGCCGACAACGCCGTGGCCCGCGTTGCCGAGGTGGAAAAAGCATTGCTGCAAAGCGGCGACGTTACTCAATTCAACAACGTGGTGGCCCTGAGCAAGGCGATCCAGCAGGCCCGCTATCAGGTTCGCGGCTACACCTACAGCGGAAAAAGCGAGGCCCAGCAGCCCGCCATCGATGCAATCACCGATGTCCTGAAACTGCTGGCACGCTTGCCGGCCCAGCTACCCGAGGAGTTCGCCGATAGTCTTCAGCAGGCCAGCGACTCGATGAACGTCTATCGCGCGGCGGTCAGCCAGTTCCGCGACTCCCAGATCGATAATGGCGCCGCGTTGCAGCGCATGAGTGAGCAAGGCCACGTACTGATCGATTCCAGTCAGAAGCTCACCGTGTCCCAGACGGCGGTGCGAGACCACGATACCGCCCAGGCCAAGACCGTTCTCATCGCAGCGGCTGCGCTGGCCCTGCTGTTCGGCGTGATTGCAGCGCTGCTCATCACCCGGCAGATCGTCGGCCCACTCAACGACACCTTGAAGGTTGCCGAACGCGTAGCCGCTGGCGACCTGACCCACAACCTCACTTCTGACCGTCGCGACGAACTGGGCCAACTGCAACGCGCCATGCAAAGCATGACCGTGGGCCTGCGGCAATTGATCGGTGGCATCGGCGAAGGTGTCACGCAAATCGCCAGCGCCGCCGAACAGCTCTCGGCCGTGACCGAGCAGACCAGCGCCGGGGTCAACAGTCAAAAGGTGGAAACCGATCAGGTCGCCACCGCCATGCATGAAATGACCGCCACGGTGCAGGAAGTCGCCCGCAACGCCGAGGAAGCCTCCGAAGCCGCCGTCGCTGCCGACCAACAGGCCCGCGAAGGCGAAAAAGTCGTCGGTGAAGCCATCGCCCAGATCGAACGCCTGGCCCTCGAAGTGGGCAACTCCACCGCGGCGATGGGCGACCTGAAGCGTGAAAGCGACAAGATCGGCAGCGTGCTCGACGTGATCAAGTCCGTAGCCCAGCAAACCAACCTGCTGGCCCTCAACGCCGCCATCGAAGCGGCCCGTGCCGGGGAAGCAGGGCGTGGTTTTGCAGTGGTCGCCGATGAGGTTCGCAGCCTGGCGCAGCGCACCCAGAAGTCCACCGAAGAAATCGAAGAGCTGATCGTCGGCCTGCAATCGGGGACCCAGCAGGTCGCGACCATCATGGACAACAGCCGCAACCTGACCGATAACAGCGTCGAACTGACCCGCCGCGCGGGGGGCTCGCTGGAGAACATCACTCGCACGGTTTCGGCGATCCAGTCGATGAACCAGCAGATCGCCGCTGCGGCCGAGCAGCAGAGCGCTGTGGCTGAGGAGATCAACCGTAGTGTGCTGAATGTACGTGATGTTTCGGAGCAGACGGCGTCGTCCAGTGAGGAGACTGCCGCTTCGAGTGCGGAATTGGCCCGGCTAGGCGTGCACTTGCAGACGCTGGTAGGGCGGTTCAAAGTTTAG
- a CDS encoding 16S rRNA (uracil(1498)-N(3))-methyltransferase produces the protein MNLLLLEEADFIGPDRVILSDRRLTHMQEVHRSAVGDSLRVGRIGGLMGSAQVLRLEAREAELQVTLDQAPPAKLPLTLVLALPRPKMLRRVFQTIATMGVPRVVLVNSYRVEKSFWQTPFLEPEAIREQLILGLEQARDSVLPEVVIEKRFKPFVEDRLPAITNGTLGLVGHPGNHPPCPRALTEPVTLAIGPEGGWIPYEIDLLGKAGLQPVQLGERILRVETAVTALLARLF, from the coding sequence GTGAACCTGCTGCTGCTCGAAGAGGCCGACTTCATTGGGCCTGACCGCGTGATCCTGAGCGATCGCCGGTTGACCCACATGCAGGAAGTCCATCGCAGTGCCGTCGGTGACAGCCTGCGGGTCGGGCGCATCGGCGGGTTGATGGGCTCGGCCCAGGTGCTGCGCCTGGAGGCTCGCGAGGCCGAACTGCAAGTGACCCTCGACCAGGCGCCGCCGGCCAAGTTGCCGTTGACCCTGGTGCTGGCGCTGCCGCGCCCGAAAATGCTCCGGCGAGTGTTCCAGACCATCGCCACCATGGGCGTGCCGCGGGTGGTGCTGGTCAACAGCTATCGCGTGGAAAAGAGCTTTTGGCAGACGCCGTTCCTCGAACCCGAGGCCATTCGCGAGCAACTGATCTTGGGCCTGGAGCAGGCCCGGGACAGCGTGTTGCCCGAGGTGGTTATCGAGAAACGCTTCAAGCCTTTTGTCGAGGACCGCCTGCCGGCCATCACCAACGGCACCCTCGGACTGGTCGGCCACCCTGGCAACCACCCACCCTGCCCGCGAGCACTCACGGAGCCGGTGACCTTGGCCATCGGCCCCGAAGGCGGTTGGATTCCCTACGAGATCGACCTACTGGGCAAGGCCGGCTTGCAACCGGTACAACTGGGCGAGCGGATTCTGCGGGTCGAGACCGCGGTTACCGCATTGCTTGCAAGGTTGTTCTGA
- the tatC gene encoding twin-arginine translocase subunit TatC — protein sequence MSDIPENDQPMPLVSHLTELRTRLLRCVAAVFIIFAGLFSFTQQIYTFVSTPLRQYLPVGATMIATDVSSPFLTPLKLTMMVSLFLAIPVILHQIWGFIAPGLYKHEKRIAVPLLVSSILLFYTGMAFAYYLVFPLIFKFFAAATPAGVEMMTDISSYLDFVMTLFFAFGVAFEIPVAVVLLVWIGVVDVAYLKKIRPYVIIGCFVVGMILTPPDIFSQTLLAVPMWLLFEIGILFGGLVRKRREEEPEDQPVDDHNDQPPATQA from the coding sequence ATGAGCGATATCCCTGAAAACGACCAGCCGATGCCGCTGGTATCGCACCTCACCGAGTTGCGCACCCGCCTGCTGCGTTGCGTCGCGGCGGTTTTCATCATCTTCGCCGGGCTGTTTTCCTTCACCCAGCAGATCTACACCTTCGTCTCCACGCCGCTGCGCCAGTACCTGCCGGTAGGCGCGACGATGATCGCCACCGACGTGTCGTCGCCGTTCCTGACGCCACTGAAGCTGACGATGATGGTCTCGCTGTTCCTGGCGATCCCGGTGATCCTGCACCAGATCTGGGGTTTCATCGCCCCGGGCCTGTACAAGCATGAAAAACGCATCGCCGTACCGCTGTTGGTATCCAGCATCCTGCTGTTCTACACCGGCATGGCCTTCGCCTATTACCTGGTGTTCCCGCTGATCTTCAAGTTCTTCGCCGCCGCCACCCCGGCGGGCGTGGAGATGATGACCGACATCAGCAGCTACCTGGATTTCGTCATGACGCTGTTCTTCGCCTTCGGCGTGGCGTTCGAAATCCCCGTGGCCGTGGTGCTGCTGGTGTGGATCGGCGTGGTCGACGTCGCCTACCTGAAGAAGATCCGCCCCTACGTGATCATCGGCTGCTTCGTGGTCGGCATGATCCTCACCCCGCCGGACATTTTCTCCCAGACCCTGCTGGCCGTGCCGATGTGGCTGCTGTTCGAAATCGGCATCCTGTTCGGTGGCCTGGTGCGCAAGCGCCGGGAAGAAGAACCCGAGGACCAGCCGGTCGATGACCACAACGACCAGCCGCCAGCGACCCAAGCGTGA
- the tatB gene encoding Sec-independent protein translocase protein TatB, producing the protein MFGISFTELLLVGLVALLVLGPERLPGAARTAGLWIGRLKRSFNAIKQEVEREIGADDIRRQLHNEHILSLEQEARKIFTPTQQEPTPVQPVAEPIVASQAPESGTPVAEPAPVTPTAADTAPHAVPAPNDPTLPPRAP; encoded by the coding sequence ATGTTTGGGATCAGCTTCACTGAACTGCTGCTCGTCGGCCTCGTCGCCCTGCTGGTATTGGGCCCCGAGCGTCTGCCGGGCGCTGCGCGCACCGCCGGTCTCTGGATCGGGCGCCTGAAGCGCAGCTTCAATGCGATCAAACAGGAAGTTGAACGTGAAATCGGCGCCGACGACATCCGTCGGCAACTTCACAACGAACACATTCTGTCCCTGGAGCAGGAAGCGCGGAAAATCTTCACGCCGACCCAGCAGGAACCGACGCCAGTCCAGCCTGTGGCCGAGCCGATCGTGGCTTCCCAAGCGCCAGAGAGTGGCACGCCGGTGGCTGAACCGGCGCCCGTGACACCGACGGCAGCGGATACAGCGCCCCACGCTGTCCCTGCGCCTAACGATCCTACTTTGCCGCCGCGAGCCCCATGA
- a CDS encoding twin-arginine translocase TatA/TatE family subunit — MGIFDWKHWVVILVVVVLVFGTKKLKNLGTDVGESIKGFRKAMNDDEKPADPTTNQAQPAQPTQPVHPQATQPVNAPNTIDVQAQKVEEPIRKDS; from the coding sequence ATGGGTATCTTTGACTGGAAACACTGGGTCGTCATCCTGGTCGTCGTGGTGCTGGTGTTCGGTACCAAGAAACTGAAGAACCTCGGCACCGATGTCGGCGAGTCGATCAAGGGTTTTCGCAAGGCCATGAACGATGACGAGAAACCGGCCGATCCGACGACCAACCAGGCTCAGCCCGCACAACCGACCCAACCGGTACACCCACAGGCCACTCAGCCGGTGAATGCGCCGAACACCATCGACGTGCAGGCCCAGAAAGTCGAAGAGCCCATTCGCAAAGACTCGTGA
- a CDS encoding phosphoribosyl-ATP diphosphatase, translating into MSDTLTRLAQVLEERKGAAADSSYVASLYHKGLNKILEKVGEESVETIIAAKDAAISGDCSDVIYETADLWFHSLVMLAQLGQHPQAVLDELDRRFGLSGHVEKASRPSA; encoded by the coding sequence ATGAGTGACACCCTGACCCGCCTGGCCCAGGTGCTGGAAGAGCGCAAGGGCGCCGCCGCCGACAGTTCCTATGTCGCCAGCCTGTACCACAAGGGCTTGAACAAGATTCTGGAAAAAGTCGGCGAAGAGTCGGTCGAGACCATCATCGCCGCCAAGGACGCCGCCATCAGCGGCGATTGCAGCGACGTGATCTACGAGACCGCCGACCTGTGGTTCCACAGCCTGGTCATGCTGGCCCAACTGGGGCAGCATCCGCAGGCCGTACTGGATGAACTGGACCGTCGCTTCGGTCTGTCCGGGCACGTCGAGAAAGCCTCGCGCCCGTCCGCCTGA